The following proteins are encoded in a genomic region of Palaemon carinicauda isolate YSFRI2023 chromosome 19, ASM3689809v2, whole genome shotgun sequence:
- the LOC137658886 gene encoding ADP-ribosylation factor-like protein 16: MILCVGPEATGKTLLLRRLLNLTKPDLSLTTVPTVGVNIVTLIEPEKLPIDIRELGGSMAPIWHNYYGGVRKVIYVIDGVNLTQLGEATLQLMELLENPKLRAAQVTTH, from the coding sequence ATGATTCTGTGTGTGGGTCCTGAAGCCACAGGGAAGACCCTTCTTCTGCGTCGACTACTAAACTTGACTAAACCTGACCTTTCCTTGACAACCGTCCCTACCGTTGGAGTGAACATAGTGACGCTTATTGAACCTGAAAAACTACCAATTGACATACGTGAACTAGGTGGTAGTATGGCTCCAATATGGCACAATTACTATGGTGGAGTAAGGAAAGTTATATACGTTATTGATGGAGTCAACCTTACCCAGCTAGGAGAGGCTACTTTACAACTCATGGAACTTCTGGAGAACCCGAAACTTCGAGCTGCACAGGTAACGACTCATTAG